From Tiliqua scincoides isolate rTilSci1 chromosome 2, rTilSci1.hap2, whole genome shotgun sequence, the proteins below share one genomic window:
- the LOC136640144 gene encoding zinc finger protein ZFP2-like: MSHQRSHTGETPYKCLKCGKNFSQSASLMIHQRTHTGEKPYKCLECGKAFSQSNDLKIHERIHTGEKPYKCLECGNRFSNRNTLICHHRTHTGEKPYKCLECGKNFSQSASLMIHQRTHTGEKPYKCQKCGKAFSQSNDLKIHHRVHTGEKPYKCQECGKNFSQSASLMIHQRTHTGEKPFKCQECGKRFNGSRSLLRHHRVHTGEKPYKCQECGKTFSQSNDLKIHERTHTGEKPYKCLECGKNFSQSASLMIHQRTHTGEKL; this comes from the coding sequence ATGAGTCACCAGAGAAGCCACACAGGGGAGACACCCTATAAGTGCCTGAAGTGTGGAAAGAATTTCAGCCAGAGTGCTAGTCTTatgatccaccagagaacccacacaggggagaaaccctataagtgcctggagtgtggaaaggccttcagtcagaGTAATGATCTTAAGATCCatgagagaatccacacaggggagaaaccctataagtgcctggagtgtggaaataGATTCAGTAATAGGAACACCCTTATATGTCATCAccgaacccacacaggggagaaaccctataagtgcctggagtgtggaaagaacttcagccAGAGTGCTAGTCTTatgatccaccagagaacccacacaggagagaaaccctataagtgccaaaagtgtggaaaggccttcagtcagaGTAATGATCTTAAGATCCATCATAGagtccacacaggggagaaaccctataagtgccaggagtgtggaaagaacttcagccAGAGTGCTAGTCTTatgatccaccagagaacccacacaggggagaaaccctttaagtgccaggagtgtggaaagagattcaATGGCAGCAGAAGCCTTCTACGCCATCATAGagtccacacaggggagaaaccctataagtgccaagagtgtggaaagaccttcagtcagagtaaTGATCTTAagatccatgagagaacccacacaggggagaaaccctataagtgcctggagtgtggaaagaacttcagccAGAGTGCTAGTCTTatgatccaccagagaacccacacaggggagaaactataa